A genomic region of Tsukamurella pulmonis contains the following coding sequences:
- a CDS encoding class I adenylate-forming enzyme family protein produces the protein MSRAMRPDLSGVDPLVVNLTHRVCLGDLPTRGARSFGDRVALVDGDHSVTYRQLESRANAVARGLQARGYQRGDALALQMQNRWEFVVSVFACAKLGVVAMPLNLLLAPGDVAYQLGDSGVRGIITEDVFTPALTAALGAADHEVGEVFVVANADGAIPPEVGGVPSIAFTDLADADDAVVETIVEDRDILHCLYTSGTTARPKGVVTSHVAVHISALSSALGLGLRPDVQPVIQPIALPLFHVTALDALLMPTLITGGTAVLLRGFDPEKLARAFVDHRVTHITLLPMMWAALLARPELNDENTSSLVAGMYAMAPMPAELLSALRSRFASAAIILGSGQTETTPASELQWAGHQGVKDDSWGPATVSTDIAIMGDDGALLPHGEIGEIVYRAPQLMEGYWNNAAANAEAFAHGWFHGGDIGYLDDEGVVYFTDRAKDIIKSGGENVSSVEVERVLLGHDIVAEVAVVGTPHERWGEAVTAFVVTTPAGEPDGEALLEYARQNLAGFKAPKEIVFVEALPKTATGKIQKNLVRTLRETRT, from the coding sequence ATGAGCCGAGCGATGCGCCCCGATCTGTCCGGTGTCGACCCCCTCGTGGTCAACCTCACCCACCGCGTGTGCCTGGGCGATCTGCCCACGCGCGGCGCCCGTTCCTTCGGTGATCGGGTCGCGCTGGTCGACGGTGACCACTCGGTCACCTACCGGCAACTCGAGAGCCGCGCCAACGCCGTTGCCCGTGGCTTGCAGGCGCGCGGCTACCAGCGCGGGGACGCCCTGGCGCTGCAGATGCAGAACCGCTGGGAATTCGTGGTCTCGGTGTTCGCGTGCGCCAAGCTCGGCGTGGTGGCGATGCCGCTGAACCTGCTGCTCGCCCCCGGCGACGTGGCGTACCAGCTCGGGGACAGCGGGGTGCGCGGCATCATCACCGAGGACGTCTTCACGCCCGCCCTGACCGCGGCGCTCGGCGCCGCCGACCACGAGGTGGGGGAGGTCTTCGTGGTCGCCAACGCCGACGGCGCGATCCCGCCGGAGGTGGGCGGCGTCCCGTCGATCGCCTTCACCGACCTCGCCGATGCCGACGACGCCGTGGTGGAGACCATCGTCGAGGACCGCGACATCCTGCACTGCCTCTACACCTCCGGCACCACCGCCCGGCCGAAGGGCGTGGTCACCAGCCATGTCGCGGTGCACATCTCAGCCCTGTCGTCCGCATTGGGTCTGGGCCTGCGGCCCGACGTGCAACCCGTGATCCAGCCGATCGCGCTGCCGCTCTTCCACGTCACCGCACTCGACGCACTGCTCATGCCGACGCTCATCACCGGCGGGACCGCGGTGCTGCTGCGGGGATTCGACCCCGAGAAGCTGGCGCGCGCCTTCGTCGACCACCGGGTCACCCACATCACCCTGCTGCCGATGATGTGGGCGGCGTTGTTGGCCCGCCCGGAACTGAACGACGAGAACACCTCGTCGCTGGTGGCGGGCATGTACGCGATGGCGCCCATGCCCGCCGAGCTGCTGTCCGCACTGCGCTCCCGGTTCGCCTCGGCCGCGATCATTCTCGGCTCCGGCCAGACCGAGACCACCCCCGCCTCCGAGCTGCAGTGGGCGGGGCATCAGGGCGTCAAGGACGATTCCTGGGGGCCGGCCACCGTCTCCACCGACATCGCGATCATGGGAGACGACGGCGCCCTGCTCCCGCACGGCGAGATCGGCGAGATCGTCTACCGGGCACCGCAGCTCATGGAGGGCTACTGGAACAACGCGGCCGCGAACGCAGAGGCCTTCGCGCACGGCTGGTTCCACGGCGGCGACATCGGCTACCTCGACGACGAGGGCGTCGTCTACTTCACCGACCGCGCCAAGGACATCATCAAGTCCGGTGGTGAGAACGTCTCCTCGGTGGAGGTCGAGCGGGTACTGCTCGGGCACGACATCGTCGCGGAGGTCGCGGTCGTCGGCACCCCGCACGAGCGCTGGGGCGAGGCCGTGACCGCGTTCGTCGTGACCACCCCGGCGGGGGAGCCCGACGGGGAGGCGCTGCTCGAGTACGCCCGCCAGAACCTCGCGGGATTCAAGGCGCCCAAGGAGATCGTCTTCGTCGAGGCCCTCCCGAAGACCGCGACCGGCAAGATCCAGAAGAACCTCGTCCGGACGCTGCGCGAGACCCGGACCTAG
- a CDS encoding LLM class flavin-dependent oxidoreductase, producing MGTVVTDRFSDVPVREGAQRKPIHLAAHFPGVNHNTVWSDPAARSQVDFESFVHLARVAERAKFDFFFLAEGLRLREHLGRIHDLDVVGRPDTFTVLSALAAVTERIGLAGTINTTFNEPFDVARQFATLDHLSAGRAAWNMVTSSDAFTGENFRRGGFLAHADRYRRADEFITVARKFWDGWGRGEVVHHGAQFDVRGDAPLPPSPQGHPVLLQAGDSGEGRDFAAAQADAIFTRHGSLDSGRTFYADVKRRAADRGRNPEHLKVFPGAAAVIGDTPDEAREKARDIRRRQVSPQTALNFLEQVWGRELQSFDPDGPLPDVDPVYDAPAVKGRVLHADPREIVAAYRSRAEAGGLSIRELVIELNTRPQFVGTAQQVADEIDTFIQADAADGFILVPHLTPTGLDEFIDGVVPLLQERGAFRTEYEGTTLREHLGLPIPGDAEGARRVG from the coding sequence ATGGGGACTGTTGTGACGGATCGCTTCTCCGATGTCCCGGTGCGGGAGGGCGCGCAGCGCAAGCCGATCCACCTGGCCGCGCACTTCCCGGGCGTGAACCACAACACCGTGTGGTCGGACCCCGCGGCGCGCAGCCAAGTGGACTTCGAGTCGTTCGTACACCTCGCACGGGTCGCCGAGCGCGCGAAGTTCGACTTCTTCTTCCTCGCCGAGGGGCTGCGGCTGCGCGAGCACCTCGGGCGCATCCACGACCTCGACGTCGTCGGCCGCCCGGACACGTTCACGGTGCTCTCGGCGCTGGCCGCGGTCACCGAGCGGATCGGCCTGGCCGGCACCATCAACACGACCTTCAACGAGCCCTTCGACGTGGCGCGGCAGTTCGCGACGCTCGATCACCTCAGTGCCGGGCGTGCGGCGTGGAACATGGTCACCAGCTCGGACGCCTTCACCGGGGAGAACTTCCGGCGCGGTGGCTTCCTCGCGCACGCCGACCGGTACCGCCGGGCCGACGAGTTCATCACCGTCGCACGGAAGTTCTGGGACGGATGGGGGCGCGGCGAAGTGGTGCACCACGGCGCGCAGTTCGACGTCCGCGGCGACGCACCCCTGCCGCCGTCTCCGCAGGGGCATCCGGTCCTGTTGCAGGCGGGTGACTCCGGTGAGGGGCGGGACTTCGCCGCCGCGCAGGCCGATGCGATCTTCACCCGCCACGGCTCCCTCGACAGCGGTCGCACCTTCTACGCCGACGTCAAACGCCGTGCCGCCGATCGCGGCCGGAATCCGGAGCACCTCAAGGTGTTCCCCGGCGCCGCGGCCGTCATCGGCGATACGCCCGACGAGGCGCGGGAGAAGGCGCGCGACATCCGTCGGCGCCAGGTGAGCCCGCAGACCGCGCTCAACTTCCTCGAACAGGTCTGGGGACGCGAGCTGCAGTCCTTCGACCCCGACGGTCCGCTGCCCGACGTGGATCCGGTCTACGACGCCCCGGCGGTCAAGGGCCGGGTGCTGCATGCCGATCCGCGGGAGATCGTCGCCGCCTATCGATCCCGCGCCGAGGCCGGTGGTCTGTCGATCCGCGAGCTGGTGATCGAGCTCAACACCCGGCCGCAGTTCGTGGGCACGGCGCAGCAGGTGGCCGACGAGATCGACACCTTCATCCAGGCCGACGCCGCGGACGGCTTCATCCTGGTGCCGCACCTGACACCGACCGGTCTCGACGAGTTCATCGACGGTGTCGTCCCGCTGCTCCAGGAGCGCGGCGCCTTCCGCACCGAATACGAGGGCACGACGCTCCGGGAGCACCTCGGACTGCCGATTCCGGGGGACGCCGAGGGCGCCCGCCGGGTCGGTTAG
- a CDS encoding amino acid ABC transporter permease gives MATTILSPASAGVAPAAGEHPDAVRLVPRRRPGRWAAAAVVAVLGAMLVHTLLTNERFEWPTVARYFTQESVLRGLWLTLWLTAVTFAAGFVLGIGLAAMRLWGGPVLQAVSFGFVWIVRSVPPLVLLLFWFQLASLYPQLSLGIPFGPEFVTVNTTHLISALVAAFIALTIDVAAFAAEIVRGGLVSVDPGQTEAARSLGLSPRRIFRRIVLPQAMPAIIPASGNLLIGLLKSTSLVSVIAVTDLLYSVQLVYNQNFKVMPLLLVATIWYIVITSVLAVGQYFVERRFNRGRRDARPFREILADAARLRPRLPRTLRTAGAHR, from the coding sequence ATGGCGACAACGATTCTCTCCCCGGCGAGCGCCGGGGTGGCCCCCGCCGCGGGCGAGCATCCGGACGCGGTGCGCCTCGTGCCGCGACGACGGCCCGGCCGATGGGCGGCGGCGGCCGTGGTGGCGGTGCTCGGCGCGATGCTCGTGCACACCCTGCTGACCAATGAGCGCTTCGAATGGCCCACGGTCGCGCGCTACTTCACGCAGGAGTCGGTGCTCCGGGGGCTGTGGCTCACGCTGTGGCTGACCGCGGTGACCTTCGCCGCCGGTTTCGTCCTCGGCATCGGCCTGGCGGCGATGCGGCTGTGGGGCGGGCCGGTGCTCCAGGCGGTCTCGTTCGGCTTCGTGTGGATCGTGCGCTCCGTCCCGCCGCTGGTGCTGCTGCTGTTCTGGTTCCAGCTCGCCTCGCTGTACCCGCAACTGTCGCTGGGTATCCCGTTCGGCCCTGAGTTCGTCACCGTCAACACCACCCACCTGATCTCCGCGCTGGTCGCGGCGTTCATCGCGCTCACCATCGACGTGGCCGCGTTCGCCGCGGAGATCGTGCGCGGCGGGCTGGTCTCCGTCGATCCCGGACAGACGGAGGCCGCGCGGTCCCTGGGCCTGAGTCCGCGCCGCATCTTCCGCCGCATCGTTCTCCCGCAGGCGATGCCCGCGATCATCCCGGCGTCCGGCAACCTGCTGATCGGGCTGCTGAAGTCGACGTCCCTGGTCAGCGTCATCGCGGTGACCGACCTGCTGTACTCGGTGCAGCTGGTCTACAACCAGAACTTCAAGGTCATGCCGCTGCTGCTGGTCGCGACCATCTGGTACATCGTGATCACCTCGGTCCTGGCCGTGGGCCAGTACTTCGTCGAGCGCCGCTTCAACCGGGGTCGACGGGACGCCCGCCCCTTCCGCGAGATCCTCGCCGACGCGGCGCGCCTGCGGCCGCGGCTCCCCCGCACCCTCCGCACGGCGGGCGCGCACCGATGA
- a CDS encoding sensor histidine kinase, whose translation MLDGIRTRLTLVIAAVGVVVAGATLDFHRHSPWTAALFALVAAGVAVRWVPEDRLPEPLRIAVDAITAVAAGALFAIEPNAGLGVVLYVSTVHFGAVHPSRIAVPLAVLAGGSVTATAALTGRTDFNAIWIGVSVIATVWAGIAGRSRSERTRALEQLVEQSRLTAESEARSSALAERARIARDLHDVLAHTLSGAGMQLELADALLEADRPGDARAAVQRARGAIANGVTEARGAVHALREDTVDLPTALAALANGPEESVQTRPVDVTDAQSRAVLGVAQEAITNARRYAGGAPVTVRLVPITDGTELTVTNGRGAASGARGSGMGLIGMRERAAEAGGTVHAGPTADGGWRVRLSLPRSSDPIKEL comes from the coding sequence GTGCTGGACGGCATCCGGACGAGGCTCACGCTCGTCATCGCGGCGGTGGGCGTCGTGGTCGCAGGTGCGACCCTCGACTTCCACCGGCATTCGCCGTGGACCGCCGCCCTGTTCGCTCTCGTCGCCGCCGGCGTCGCGGTCCGCTGGGTCCCCGAGGACCGGCTCCCCGAGCCGCTGCGCATCGCCGTCGACGCGATCACCGCAGTCGCCGCGGGCGCGCTGTTCGCGATCGAGCCGAACGCGGGGCTCGGCGTCGTGCTCTATGTCTCGACGGTCCATTTCGGCGCCGTCCACCCCTCCCGCATCGCGGTTCCGCTCGCCGTTCTCGCGGGCGGCAGCGTGACCGCGACGGCGGCGCTGACGGGCCGCACCGACTTCAACGCCATCTGGATCGGCGTGTCCGTCATCGCGACGGTCTGGGCCGGGATCGCCGGACGCAGCCGCAGCGAGCGCACCCGGGCGCTCGAACAACTCGTGGAGCAGTCCCGCCTCACCGCCGAGTCCGAGGCCCGCAGTAGTGCGCTCGCCGAGCGCGCCCGCATCGCCCGCGACCTGCACGACGTGCTCGCCCACACCCTCTCCGGCGCAGGGATGCAGCTCGAGCTCGCCGACGCCCTGCTCGAGGCCGACCGCCCCGGCGACGCCCGCGCCGCCGTGCAGCGCGCCCGCGGCGCCATCGCGAACGGGGTCACCGAGGCCCGCGGCGCCGTCCACGCCCTGCGTGAGGACACCGTCGACCTGCCGACCGCGCTGGCCGCCCTCGCGAACGGCCCCGAGGAATCCGTGCAGACCCGGCCGGTCGACGTCACGGACGCGCAGAGCCGCGCCGTCCTGGGGGTGGCCCAGGAGGCCATCACGAACGCCCGACGGTACGCCGGGGGCGCGCCCGTCACGGTGCGCCTCGTCCCGATCACCGACGGCACCGAGCTGACCGTGACCAACGGTCGCGGTGCGGCGAGCGGGGCCCGGGGCTCCGGCATGGGGCTCATCGGCATGCGCGAGCGCGCCGCCGAGGCGGGCGGCACCGTGCACGCCGGGCCCACGGCGGACGGCGGCTGGCGCGTCCGGCTGTCCCTGCCCCGTTCGTCCGACCCGATCAAGGAGCTGTGA
- a CDS encoding LLM class flavin-dependent oxidoreductase, translated as MTIASLAFLTPGNYADDDPASGLEDTLRLIEFGERLGYRGAWVRQRHLEHGISSAAVFLGAASQRTATIELGTAVIPIGYENPFRLAEDLSLADALSRGRIQAGFSTGKPHADLLEDLVFEHRPTETGHARVARTVEHLRGAYLGDEETRIESPGNVQRPRLQPHSPELADRSWYGGTSLGSARWTGEAGLHLLTGNIVSAAGIDSDDFGTVQATLIDAFRAAGGTGKRVAVGRVIVPTDSADRATAARYREYARSRYDRTLAAHGEKRTLFAEDLVGPIAEIAERLAADPAFTPDSGPVTEFRLELPYEFDVRDYEQILTDARGLLPALSSAA; from the coding sequence GTGACGATCGCATCGCTGGCCTTCCTCACCCCCGGCAACTACGCCGACGACGATCCCGCCTCCGGACTCGAGGACACGCTGCGGCTCATCGAGTTCGGCGAACGCCTCGGCTATCGCGGTGCCTGGGTGCGCCAACGCCACCTGGAGCACGGGATCTCCTCCGCCGCCGTCTTCCTCGGAGCGGCCTCCCAGCGCACCGCGACCATCGAGCTGGGCACGGCCGTCATCCCGATCGGCTACGAGAACCCGTTCCGGCTCGCGGAGGATCTTTCGCTCGCGGACGCCCTCTCCCGCGGGCGGATCCAGGCCGGGTTCTCCACCGGCAAGCCGCACGCCGACCTGCTCGAGGATCTCGTCTTCGAGCACCGCCCGACCGAGACCGGGCACGCGCGGGTGGCGCGCACGGTCGAGCACCTGCGCGGCGCGTACCTCGGCGACGAGGAGACCCGGATCGAGTCGCCGGGCAACGTGCAGCGCCCCCGGCTGCAGCCGCACAGCCCGGAGCTGGCGGACCGCTCCTGGTACGGCGGAACATCGCTCGGTTCGGCGCGGTGGACCGGCGAGGCCGGCCTGCACCTGCTGACCGGCAACATCGTCTCCGCGGCCGGCATCGACTCCGACGACTTCGGCACGGTCCAGGCCACCCTGATCGACGCCTTCCGCGCCGCGGGCGGAACCGGCAAGCGGGTCGCGGTCGGCCGGGTGATCGTGCCGACGGACAGCGCCGACCGGGCCACCGCCGCGCGGTACCGGGAGTACGCCCGGTCCCGCTACGACCGCACGCTCGCGGCGCACGGCGAGAAGCGCACCCTGTTCGCCGAGGATCTCGTGGGGCCGATCGCGGAGATCGCCGAGCGGCTGGCCGCCGACCCCGCGTTCACCCCGGATTCCGGGCCCGTCACCGAGTTCCGGCTCGAACTGCCCTACGAGTTCGACGTCCGCGACTACGAGCAGATCCTCACCGACGCGCGCGGGCTACTGCCGGCGCTGTCCTCGGCGGCCTAG
- the ilvA gene encoding threonine ammonia-lyase IlvA produces MSTSSMSSAAADLTVHSIIDARARLAGVVSVSPLQHCERLSALTGAKVYLKREDLQVVRSYKIRGAYNLMAQLTDAEKAAGVVAASAGNHAQGVAFACRAMEVHGRIYVPTTTPKQKRDRIRAHGGRYVELIATGETYDAAAAAAQADVASTGATWVHAFDDPRTTAGQGTIGVELVEQLGGVPDVTVMPVGGAGCFAGVTRYLRSQSPSATIVGAEPAGAPSLARALENGGPIDLPTIDPFVDGAAVKKIGGIGYDVAVSEGARVWPAHEVRDVAAAELGIVEVDEGAICTAMLDLYQNEGVIAEPAGALSVAALGQLRLEPGSTVVCLLSGGNNDVSRYNEVIERSLVHQGLKHYFLVAFPQEPGALRRFLDEVLGPDDDVTLFEYVKRNNRDTGEALVGIELGTAGDLGALLERMDSSRLHCERLEPGSPAYRYLT; encoded by the coding sequence ATGTCTACGTCATCGATGTCCAGTGCCGCCGCCGACCTGACGGTGCACTCGATCATCGATGCCCGTGCGCGGCTCGCCGGGGTGGTGTCGGTGAGCCCGCTGCAGCACTGCGAGCGGCTCTCCGCGCTGACCGGCGCCAAGGTCTACCTCAAGCGCGAGGACCTGCAGGTCGTGCGCTCGTACAAGATCCGCGGCGCCTACAACCTGATGGCCCAGCTCACCGACGCCGAGAAGGCGGCCGGCGTGGTGGCCGCCTCGGCCGGCAACCACGCCCAGGGCGTCGCCTTCGCGTGCCGCGCCATGGAGGTGCACGGGCGCATCTACGTGCCCACCACCACGCCCAAGCAGAAGCGCGACCGCATCCGCGCGCACGGCGGCCGGTACGTGGAGCTGATCGCCACCGGCGAGACCTACGACGCCGCGGCCGCCGCCGCGCAGGCCGACGTCGCGTCCACGGGCGCCACCTGGGTGCACGCCTTCGACGACCCCCGCACCACCGCCGGGCAGGGCACCATCGGCGTCGAACTGGTCGAGCAGCTCGGCGGCGTCCCCGACGTCACCGTCATGCCCGTCGGCGGCGCCGGCTGCTTCGCCGGCGTCACCCGGTACCTGCGTTCGCAGTCGCCGTCCGCGACGATCGTCGGCGCCGAGCCCGCGGGCGCGCCGTCGCTCGCCCGCGCCCTCGAGAACGGTGGCCCGATCGACCTGCCCACCATCGACCCCTTCGTCGACGGTGCCGCCGTCAAGAAGATCGGCGGCATCGGCTACGACGTGGCCGTCTCCGAGGGCGCGCGGGTGTGGCCCGCGCACGAGGTGCGCGACGTGGCCGCCGCCGAGCTCGGCATCGTCGAGGTGGACGAGGGCGCGATCTGCACCGCGATGCTGGATCTCTACCAGAACGAGGGCGTCATCGCGGAGCCCGCGGGGGCGCTGTCGGTCGCCGCGCTGGGGCAGCTGCGGCTTGAGCCCGGTTCGACGGTCGTGTGCCTGCTCTCCGGCGGGAACAACGACGTCTCGCGCTACAACGAGGTGATCGAGCGCTCCCTGGTGCACCAGGGTCTTAAGCACTACTTCCTCGTCGCCTTCCCGCAGGAGCCCGGCGCCCTGCGCCGCTTTCTCGACGAGGTCCTCGGCCCCGACGACGACGTGACCCTGTTCGAGTACGTCAAGCGCAACAACCGCGACACCGGCGAGGCGCTCGTGGGCATCGAGCTCGGCACCGCCGGTGATCTCGGCGCCCTGCTGGAGCGGATGGACTCCTCGCGCCTGCACTGCGAGCGGCTCGAGCCCGGCTCGCCCGCCTACCGCTACCTGACCTGA
- a CDS encoding response regulator transcription factor, with translation MSDAEQDAPRADEVRVVVADDQAAVREALAAMLDLTPGIAVVGAAADGVEAVALVREHRPDVLLTDLRMPNLDGAGATARVLADAPDTAVVLLTTFDDEESILQGLQAGARGYLTKNAGRAEIAAAIVAAAAGQSVLDPVVQQRLLTSATGRGAARPAPSEPAAVPPADLTPRESEVLRLIADGLTNRDIAARLFVSESTVKTHINNLFAKAQLRDRAHAVRYAFDSGIVASGQDD, from the coding sequence ATGAGTGACGCCGAGCAGGACGCGCCCCGTGCGGACGAGGTCCGCGTGGTCGTGGCCGACGATCAGGCCGCGGTCCGCGAGGCACTCGCGGCGATGCTCGATCTCACGCCCGGGATCGCCGTGGTCGGCGCCGCCGCCGACGGGGTCGAGGCCGTCGCGCTGGTCCGCGAACACCGCCCCGACGTGCTGCTGACCGACCTGCGGATGCCCAACCTCGACGGTGCCGGGGCCACGGCCCGGGTCCTCGCCGATGCGCCGGACACAGCGGTCGTCCTGCTGACGACCTTCGACGACGAGGAATCGATCCTGCAGGGGCTCCAGGCCGGCGCCCGCGGGTATCTGACCAAGAACGCGGGCCGCGCCGAGATCGCCGCCGCGATCGTGGCCGCCGCCGCCGGGCAGTCCGTGCTCGATCCGGTCGTGCAGCAGCGGTTACTCACCTCGGCGACGGGGCGCGGCGCGGCGCGTCCGGCACCGTCGGAGCCCGCGGCGGTGCCGCCCGCGGACCTCACGCCCCGTGAGAGCGAGGTGCTGCGGCTGATCGCCGACGGCCTCACCAATCGCGACATCGCCGCGCGACTGTTCGTCAGCGAGTCGACGGTCAAGACGCACATCAACAATCTGTTCGCGAAGGCGCAGCTCCGGGACCGGGCACACGCCGTCCGCTACGCGTTCGATTCCGGGATCGTCGCCTCCGGTCAGGACGATTGA
- a CDS encoding DUF421 domain-containing protein, with protein sequence MILNDLGITVGEAADVVLATVGMYATLLIVVRILGQRVLASMSSFDLVAVIAFGSVIGRAALGDMPRLGSGVVALVTLIVIQAMLGLARRTRFGERLVTNRPVLLMAGPEILEDRLAKTHVSRSDLLTHLRQAGVRDRSEVAAVVLESRGSLSVIRAGAPIAPELLDGVVVAEAITGRGRA encoded by the coding sequence GTGATCCTCAACGATCTGGGAATCACCGTCGGCGAGGCGGCGGACGTCGTCCTCGCCACGGTCGGCATGTACGCGACGCTGCTGATCGTCGTGCGCATCCTCGGGCAGCGGGTGCTCGCCAGCATGTCCTCGTTCGATCTCGTGGCCGTGATCGCGTTCGGATCGGTGATCGGTCGCGCGGCGTTGGGGGACATGCCGAGACTCGGGAGCGGCGTCGTCGCTCTGGTCACCCTGATCGTCATCCAGGCGATGCTGGGGCTCGCACGGCGCACCCGGTTCGGCGAGCGGTTGGTGACGAATCGGCCGGTTCTGCTCATGGCAGGGCCCGAGATCCTCGAGGACCGGCTCGCGAAGACGCACGTGTCGCGTTCGGATCTGCTCACCCACCTCCGACAGGCCGGAGTACGGGATCGCTCGGAGGTGGCGGCCGTCGTCCTGGAGTCGCGCGGCTCCCTGAGCGTGATCCGCGCCGGGGCCCCGATCGCGCCGGAGCTGCTCGACGGGGTGGTCGTTGCCGAGGCGATCACCGGGCGGGGGCGCGCCTGA
- a CDS encoding amino acid ABC transporter ATP-binding protein — MSAIEIRGLRKSFGGNEVLRGVDLDVAPGEVAIILGPSGSGKSTLLRCINHLERPDAGYVRVDGDLIGYRAAGHRGDAAVLRELHPRDVARQRRRIGMVFQQFNLFPHLTVLENITEGQLATGVPPAEAAERGRELLARVGLAGREKAYPSQLSGGQQQRVAIARTLAMRPDVVLFDEPTSALDPELVGEVLAVIRDLAESGMTLLVVTHEIGFARDVADTVVFMDDGRIVETGRPEAIFADAEHPRTREFLAAVR, encoded by the coding sequence ATGAGCGCCATCGAGATCCGCGGACTGCGCAAGTCCTTCGGCGGCAACGAGGTGCTGCGCGGCGTCGATCTCGACGTCGCCCCCGGCGAGGTGGCGATCATCCTCGGCCCGTCGGGCTCCGGGAAGTCGACGCTCCTGCGGTGCATCAACCACCTCGAACGCCCGGACGCCGGATACGTGCGGGTCGACGGTGACCTGATCGGCTACCGCGCCGCCGGGCACAGGGGCGACGCCGCCGTGCTGCGCGAACTGCACCCGCGCGACGTGGCCCGGCAGCGCCGACGGATCGGCATGGTCTTCCAGCAGTTCAACCTGTTCCCGCATCTCACGGTGCTGGAGAACATCACCGAGGGACAGCTCGCCACCGGCGTCCCACCCGCTGAGGCCGCCGAGCGCGGGCGCGAGCTGCTCGCCCGGGTGGGGCTCGCCGGACGCGAGAAGGCCTACCCCTCGCAGCTCTCCGGCGGCCAGCAGCAGCGCGTCGCGATCGCCCGCACGCTGGCGATGCGCCCCGACGTCGTGCTCTTCGACGAGCCCACCTCGGCGCTCGACCCCGAGCTCGTCGGCGAGGTGCTGGCGGTGATCCGTGATCTCGCCGAGTCCGGCATGACGCTGCTCGTGGTGACCCACGAGATCGGCTTCGCACGGGACGTCGCCGACACCGTCGTGTTCATGGACGACGGCCGCATCGTCGAGACCGGCCGTCCCGAGGCGATCTTCGCCGACGCCGAGCACCCCCGCACCCGCGAATTCCTCGCGGCCGTGCGCTGA
- a CDS encoding ABC transporter substrate-binding protein — protein MRSRALLALPLIAAATVLAACGGSSDPAAESSSYPIPTQDVVSSVAADPTAQALLPAGTKELTLGLTRQPGINNLPHGGEVPDGNPVGLDVDLRNAVARALGVTWKQEIGTFSTIIPGVQNGRYQVGQGNFGVTKPRLEIVDFATYLNDGQSFVGSSNSGLTNVKTLEDLCGKRIVTGSGTTFQQILEKGTQQCTAKGKRAYTVQYLDDQGAVILSLQNNKVDAYFGPTLSLRYLVDKVPGTKFLGEYSTTVVGFVTAKGSPIAPAITQAINTLIARGEYQKLFEKWNVPTSALPKSEINPAAGF, from the coding sequence ATGCGCAGCCGCGCCCTGCTCGCCCTGCCCCTGATCGCCGCCGCGACCGTTCTCGCGGCGTGCGGCGGCTCGTCCGATCCCGCCGCGGAGAGCTCGAGCTACCCGATCCCGACGCAGGACGTGGTCTCGTCCGTGGCCGCGGATCCCACCGCCCAGGCACTGCTTCCGGCCGGCACGAAGGAACTGACGCTCGGGCTCACCCGGCAGCCCGGCATCAACAATCTTCCGCACGGCGGCGAGGTCCCGGACGGCAACCCGGTGGGCCTCGACGTGGACCTGCGCAACGCCGTCGCGAGGGCACTCGGCGTGACGTGGAAGCAGGAGATCGGCACGTTCTCCACCATCATCCCCGGCGTGCAGAACGGCCGGTACCAGGTGGGGCAGGGCAACTTCGGTGTCACCAAGCCCCGGCTGGAGATCGTCGACTTCGCGACGTACCTCAACGACGGCCAGTCCTTCGTCGGCTCCTCGAACTCCGGCCTGACGAACGTGAAGACGCTCGAGGACCTGTGCGGTAAGCGGATCGTCACCGGCTCGGGCACCACCTTCCAACAGATCCTGGAGAAGGGGACGCAGCAGTGCACGGCGAAGGGCAAGCGCGCGTACACGGTGCAGTACCTCGACGATCAGGGCGCCGTCATCCTGAGCCTGCAGAACAACAAGGTGGACGCCTACTTCGGGCCGACGCTCTCGCTGCGCTACCTGGTGGACAAGGTGCCGGGCACGAAGTTCCTCGGCGAGTACTCCACGACCGTCGTCGGTTTCGTCACCGCGAAGGGCTCCCCCATCGCGCCCGCGATCACGCAGGCGATCAACACGCTCATCGCGCGCGGCGAGTACCAGAAGCTGTTCGAGAAGTGGAACGTCCCGACCTCGGCGCTGCCGAAGTCCGAGATCAACCCGGCCGCGGGGTTCTGA